In the Molothrus ater isolate BHLD 08-10-18 breed brown headed cowbird chromosome 26, BPBGC_Mater_1.1, whole genome shotgun sequence genome, one interval contains:
- the MIDN gene encoding midnolin yields MDPQPGARSCSRGAPACEVGPPEPPMNLYIHTTTGTRYELSVPAEETVEGLKRRLSQRLKVPKERLALLHKESRLSSGKLQDLGVVEGSKLTLVPTVEAGLMSQASRPEQSVMQALESLTETQVNDFLSGRSPLTLALRVGDHMMFVQLQLAAQQSTGQLQHRHLIASRGEAGASASPHCRTLHGAGGSGFARIPVVPSCQQSPAPSPTPTPPAPPVYCNAPHAAPVTAGMFRSHGASTQTVNSSVVSSCSEVDCGSRSSSSPGSSPAPSARSRKPGAVIESFVNHAPGVFSGTFSGTLHPNCQDSSGRPRRDIGTILQILNDLLSATRHYQGMPQSLTQLRCQTQFSSSSSSSSSSPPASPDLATKTTSEPLPAAAAPTLHPVVQCQSQIRMCKPSGDRLRQTENRATRCKVERLQLLLQQKRLRRKARRDARAPYHWVPNRKAGRTNSNSSVSSSEGSLDLDFEDSVWKPEVKAEMKSEFVVA; encoded by the exons ATGGACCCGCAGCCCGGCGCCAGGAGCTGCAGCCGCGGGGCTCCCGCCTGCGAGGTGGGGCCACCCGAACCCCCCATGAACCTCTACATCCACACCACCACCGGCACCCGCTATGAGCTCTCGGTGCCCGCCGAGGAGACGGTGGAGGGGCTGAAGCGACGGCTGTCCCAGCGCCTCAAGGTGCCCAAGGAGCGTCTGGCGCTGCTGCACAAAGAGAG CCGCCTCAGCTCTGGCAAACTGCAGGACCTGGGGGTCGTGGAAGGCAGCAAGCTGACACTGGTGCCCACCGTGGAGGCCGGCTTGATG tcccAGGCGTCCAGGCCAGAACAGTCGGTGATGCAAGCTCTGGAAAGCTTAACTGAAActcag gtCAACGACTTCTTGTCGGGCCGGTCCCCGCTGACCCTGGCCCTGCGTGTGGGTGACCACATGATGTtcgtgcagctgcagctggcgGCTCAGCAGAGCacggggcagctccagcaccgaCACCTCATCGCCAGCCGGGGCGAGGCGGGGGCCAGCGCCAGCCCCCACTGCCGGACGCTGCACGGTGCCGGCGGCTCCGGCTTTGCCCGCATCCCCGTGGTGCCCTCGTGCCAGCAGAGcccggcccccagccccacgCCCACCCCGCCGGCCCCCCCTGTGTACTGTAACGCCCCTCACGCCGCTCCTGTCACCGCCGGGATGTTCCGGTCGCACGGGGCCAGCACGCAGACGGTGAACAGCAGCGTGGTCTCCTCCTGCTCGGAG GTGGACTGTGGCTcccgcagcagcagctccccgggcagcagccCGGCTCCCTCGGCCCGATCCCGCAAGCCCGGGGCGGTCATCGAGAGCTTTGTCAACCACGCGCCTGGGGTCTTCTCAGGGACCTTCTCCG GCACTTTGCACCCCAACTGCCAGGACAGCAgcgggcggccgcggcgggACATCGGCACCATCCTGCAGATCCTCAACGACCTCCTCAGCGCCACGAGACACTACCAGGGCATGCCCCAGTCCCTGACACAGCTCCGCTGCCAGACgcagttctcctcctcctcctcttcttcctcctcctcgccGCCTGCCTCTCCAGACCTCGCCACCAAAACTACCTCAGAGCCGCTGccggcggccgccgcccccACCCTGCACCCCGTCGTCCAGTGCCAAAGCCAGATCCGGATGTGCAAGCCCAGTG GGGACCGGCTGCGGCAGACGGAGAACCGGGCGACGCGCTGCAAGGTGGAgcggctgcagctgctgctgcagcagaagcgGCTGCGGCGGAAGGCGCGGCGGGACGCCAGGGCTCCGTACCACTGGGTGCCCAACCGCAAGGCCGGCCGCaccaacagcaacagcagcgTCTCCAGCAGCGAGGGCAGCCTGGACCTGGACTTCGAGGACTCGGTCTGGAAGCCAGAGGTCAAGGCCGAGATGAAATCCGAGTTTGTCGTAGCATAG